From Aquificota bacterium, one genomic window encodes:
- a CDS encoding class I SAM-dependent rRNA methyltransferase, whose product MIQVRVRPGVEDKIRGFFPWVYRPEIIGYSKSPQKGDLVVVRDYGGKFLGYGYINPSANISIRILSFDKEEPITEELIRKRLKEALEYRKRLYLDSNAYRLVHSEGDLLPGLIVDVYGEYAVVEFTTYGMNKLRHWVIPALIDLLKPKGIYEKVSEYVLSVEGMDNKEGVIYGEVPEEIIIWEHDLKFFVNIPQGQKTGFFLDQRQARRLIRGFVKPGAECLDLFCHTGGFALSMKKAGASKVMAVDISGPALEMGKKNAELNQISGIEWIEANVFDILKKLLSEGKSFDVVVIDPPSFAKNKAAVPNALRGYKELFLRGIQLTRPGGYLAVYSCSFHITRDHLLQTLLSAGKDARRQLRIVGESFQDLDHPWILQMPNTLYLKGIYAEVL is encoded by the coding sequence ATGATACAGGTAAGGGTAAGGCCGGGAGTAGAAGACAAGATAAGGGGCTTTTTCCCTTGGGTATATAGGCCTGAGATCATAGGCTATTCAAAAAGCCCACAAAAGGGAGATCTAGTAGTAGTCAGGGATTACGGCGGCAAGTTTTTGGGCTATGGATACATAAATCCCTCCGCCAACATAAGCATAAGGATACTCTCCTTTGACAAGGAAGAGCCTATAACGGAAGAGCTTATAAGAAAAAGACTAAAAGAAGCCCTTGAATACAGAAAAAGGCTATACCTTGATAGCAACGCCTACAGGCTTGTGCATTCAGAGGGAGACCTTCTGCCGGGCCTTATAGTGGATGTTTACGGTGAGTATGCGGTGGTGGAGTTTACTACCTACGGGATGAACAAGCTAAGGCACTGGGTTATACCAGCCCTTATAGACCTTCTTAAGCCCAAGGGCATTTATGAGAAGGTGAGCGAGTATGTGCTTTCTGTGGAAGGCATGGATAATAAGGAAGGTGTTATTTATGGAGAGGTGCCAGAGGAGATCATCATCTGGGAGCATGACCTTAAGTTCTTTGTAAACATACCACAGGGGCAAAAGACGGGCTTTTTCTTGGACCAAAGGCAGGCAAGAAGGCTTATAAGAGGCTTTGTAAAGCCCGGTGCGGAATGCCTTGACCTCTTTTGCCATACGGGCGGCTTTGCCCTAAGCATGAAAAAGGCTGGTGCAAGCAAGGTTATGGCGGTGGATATCTCCGGCCCAGCCCTTGAGATGGGAAAGAAGAATGCCGAGCTTAACCAAATATCGGGTATAGAATGGATAGAAGCAAACGTCTTTGATATACTCAAAAAACTTCTCTCCGAGGGCAAAAGCTTTGATGTGGTGGTAATTGACCCACCATCTTTCGCAAAGAACAAGGCGGCAGTGCCAAACGCCCTAAGGGGCTATAAGGAGCTATTTTTGAGAGGCATACAGCTCACCAGGCCCGGAGGCTATTTAGCAGTCTACTCTTGCTCCTTCCACATCACAAGGGACCACCTTTTGCAAACCCTTCTGTCCGCTGGCAAGGACGCCAGAAGACAGCTCAGGATAGTGGGAG